One Alphaproteobacteria bacterium genomic window, CATGCCGCGCCATTTACGCTGGCCCTTGGCCGGCAGGACGTTGATGGCGTGCGCCGCAATGAGGCCGATCAGGGCTTTGAAGAAGACGGCGATGAGGGCGAATGTAATCGACTGTTGCACCACCATCCAGAAGGTGTCGCGCTTGAACAGGAAAAGGAAGTTTCCGAAGCCGACGAACTTAGTCTCGGCCTTGTTGAGCGTGGCGAGGAACATGGCATAGGCGGCTGGATAAGCAACCAAGCCTATGATCACGGCCAGCAGCGGTACGCACATCAGCACGCCGACGGTCGACTTCTTCTTCAGGAATCGCCTGAAGCCGCTGCTCTGTGGCGCGGCTGCAGTCTCCGGTGCCGTTGCGGTCGTGGTGACCATGATACCCTTAGCGGCGCAGGTAGCCTTCTAACTCATTCTCTGCCCAGGAGATGGCGTCGTCCATGCTCTCGCCACGCTGGGTCACGCGCGCCACCAAGTTCGGGAACAGGCCCTGCGTGGTGATCTGCGTGGCCATGGATGGCGGCGCCGGAATGCCCGGCACCATCTGCACCTCGTCGCCGAGGATGGGGTAGTTGTGCAGCACCCCATCCGGAGGCGTTGCCTGGTCCCAGACGTCGTTGGTTGTGTACCACTTGGGGTACAGTGGTAGGTCGAAGCCTTGCGACGCTTTGAGCATCTCGGAGACGACCTCGGCGCTGTTCATGTGCAGCAGCAGATCCTTGGCAGCGCCCATGTTCTCCGAGAAGTTCCAGGCGCCCCAGAAAAACGGCGCGCCAGAGCGGAAGCGGCCTTTCGGGCCCTTCGGCGTATCGTGATACCAGACCTGCGCCGCCACATCCGGATTGTCGCGCTTGGCCACAGCCCAGGCGCTCGGCGGATTGAAGATACACGAGCCCGTGCCAGAGATGAGCCAGCGGTTGTTGCCTGCATCGTCCCAGGCATAGACGCCTTCCGGCATGTAGGACACTAACTGGGAGAGGTATTCCAGCGCCATGCGCGTCTCGTCAGAATCGACCTGGATCTCGCCGTCGCCGTCTATCACCACCGCGCCAAAGCCGGTAAATATCATGGCTAGCCACTGAGTTGCGTCTGGCGTCACCGCAATCGGCGCGCCGAACTGGTGGCCGGCTGCGTGTAGTTTTCCGGCGGCAGCCAGGAAGGCGTCGTAGGTCCAGCTATCAACCAGCGCCGCATCGCGCGCGGATCCGTCTGCCGGGAACATGGCCTTGAGGTCGATACCGGCATGCTCGGCGAACAAATCAACGCGTGAAGCTTGGGCAAAGGTCAGCGATCCCGTCGGCGCCGGCACCGCGCGCCAGACATCGTCGAAGCGCGTCAGATGCTCCACCACCGGCACTGGCTCGCCGTTGCGCGAGACGATCTCGGCCATGACATCGTCCATCGGCTCCAGGCTGTTGCTGAACAGCGAAGGCATCCACAGCGGCACCGAATAGATGTCGTGGCCGGTCTTGGCGCGGGTTTCAGCCTGCGCCGTGAGCAGCAGCTTGTTGCCGATCGAGGTGATGAAATCGACCTGCACTTCGACATTATTGGCATTGCCCCAATCGGTGCAGAGGCGCTCCAGCACCTCATTAGCCCCCGGCACCCAATGGTCCCAGACGCCGAGCACGAGCCTGCCGGCGGAGTAGCCCGCCTTGATATACGGTGCACCGGCCACGAGGCCAGCCGTGGCTGCTCCGGTCTTCAGGAATCGACGGCGCGATAAGCGGGAACGCTGCATGACCTATCCTTCCTCGGCACCTGCCCCGTCATTTCCCCAGCCATTCCGGGGCCGCAGGGCTTTGGCTAAGCGGGGGTCATCATAGCGCAGTTCGTCGCCTGCAAAAAAGCGGGTTCGTCGCGCCATATGCGTCGACCGCAGTGCCGGTAACCGCCGAGGCCGCATCTGAGGCCAGAAATACGGCTACTTCCGCGATCTCTGTCGGGTCCATCAGGTCGGGGTTATCGGCGCGGCCTCGGCTGTCATAGGCTTCGCGCATGCCTTCCGTATCGACCCCGCCAGGACAGATGCAAGTGACCGCGATGCCGTGCTCGTGCACTTCAGCAGCCACGCTTTCGGTTAGGTTGATCAGCCCCGCCTTGGTTGCACGGTAGGCGCTACGGCGGTGGCTGCCCTTGCGCCCGCCGATGCTGGAGATGTTGATGATGCGACCCTCGCCCTGTTCGATCATGGCCGGCAACACAGCACGGGTGAGCAGAGCCGGAGCGATTAGGTTGACGTCGACCACGGCGCGCCAAAGGGCCGGGTCAAAGTCGATCAGCAGTGTCGGCGAATGAATAATGGCAGCATTATTGACGAGAATGTCGAGGCGCCCGAAACGTTCGAGCGTAGCCTCGGCAAGTGCCGCGATCGCTGCCTCGTCAGCTAGGTCCATGACCACGGGAAGCGCCTCGCGACCCTCGCGCTCGATGTTGTGGGCGAGCGTGGCCAACGCGTCACCTGAGCGCGCGGCGATCACCAGATGCGCCCCTTCCGCGGCATAAGGCTAGCGCAATGGCTCGCCCGATCCCGCGCGAGGCGCCGGTTACCAGGGCGATACTGTCGAGCAGTTTCATAGGCGTCAGCTCCAAGTCACGCCATTAGGCACAGCGGGCACATCAACAGCCACGTCGCCCGCCAAGCTCAAAGTCAGACGGCCGCTCGTCGGGCGTCTGGCTAGCGTCTGATAGAATCGACTGCTTTTTAAGTTAGAGCCTTAGTTCTTTGTCTTGTCTACCAGCGCGTTCTCGGCGATCCAGGGCATCATGGCGCGGAGCTTTTCGCCTACTTCCTCGATCTGGTGTTCGCCGGAGCGCCGGCGCAACGCCTTGAAGCTCGGCTGGTTGGCGCTGCATTCGAGCATCCAGTCGCGCGTGAAGCGCCCTGATTGGATGTCCGTCAGCACGCGCTTCATCTCGGCTCGCACATGCTCGTCGATGATGCGCGGGCCGCTGACATAGTCGCCGAACTCAGCCGTGTTTGAGATCGAGTAGCGCATGTTGGCGATGCCGCCCTCATAGATCAGGTCGACGATCAGCTTGACCTCGTGCAGGCATTCGAAATAGGCCATCTCGGGCGCGTAGCCCGCCTCGACTAGGGTCTCGAAGCCGGCGGTGATCAGTGAGGTCAGACCGCCGCACAGCACAACCTGTTCGCCGAACAGGTCGGTCTCGCACTCTTCCTGGAACGTTGTCTCGATGACGCCGGCGCGGCCGCCGCCGATGGCCGAAGCGTAGGATAGCGCGATCTCGAGCGCATTACCGGAAGAATCTTGGTCTACAGCGACTAGGCTCGGTACACCACCGCCGCGCACATATTCCGAACGCACCGTGTGGCCCGGACCCTTGGGCGCGATCATGAAAATATCGAGATCCTCGCGCGGCTCAATCAGCTTGAAGTGGATATTGAGGCCATGGGCGAAGGCCAGCGCCGCCCCCTGCTTCATATTGCCGTGCAACTCGTCGCGATAGATCTGGGCCTGCAGCTCGTCGGGTGTGGCCATCATCATTACGTCGGCCCAGGCGGCCGCTTCCGGAACGCTCATCACCTTGAAGCCGGCGGCCTCCGCCTTGGCGGCTGACGCCGAGCCGGGACGCAGCGCGATGGTCACATCCTCGACGCCGGAATCGCGCATGTTGGCGGCATGGGCGTGGCCCTGGCTGCCGTAGCCGATGACCACCACCTTCAGCGACTTGATCAAATTCACATCTGCATCGCGATCGTAATAGACACGCATTGTCGTCTTCCCTTCGACTGCTGATGGCACATCGGGCAAGGTCCGGTGCCGGTTTGGGTAACGTTAGATGAGGCCGCTGGGGCCGCGCGCGATGGCGGCCGCGCCTGTTCGCGAGACCTCGGTAAGCCCGAGCGGCTTCATCAGAGCGATGAAGGCATCGATCTTGTCGGTCGAGCCGGTGATCTCGAACACGAAGGACTCGGTGGTGCTATCGACCACGCGGGCCCGAAAAATGTCCGCCGTGCGCAGGCTTTCGACACGGGTCTCGCCGGTGCCCACAACTTTAACCAAGGCTAGCTCGCGCGAGACATGCGGGCCCTCTGCGGTCAGGTCGGTGACGGAGTGGACCGGCACTAAACGGTTGAGCTGCGCCTTGATCTGCTCGATCACCATCGGCGTGCCCGAGGTCACGAGCGTGATGCGCGAGCGGCTCTCCTCTGGATCTACCTCGGCAACGGTCAGGCTCTCGATATTGTAGCCGCGCCCGGAAAACAGGCCGACGACGCGCGCCAGCACGCCGAACTCGTTGTCGACGATGCAGGCAATGCTGTGGGTCTCGACCGTGTCACTCACTGCACTCGGCTCCCTAGGGTGAAAGCGGCGCGCACTGTAGCGATATGTCTTCGATTGTAAAAGGCTTTGCCATGCGTCTAGCCTTGGCGTGACCAACGATTCGTGGAAGGCTATACCTAATACCATGATCAAACCTCTCATTGTAACACTTGCCTTGTTCATGTTCGCATCTGTCGCAGCGGGGCAGGCTGAGGAGGCGTCGCTAAGTCCGGCGGAGATGCTGGCTCAGGCACGCAACATGACCACTCTGCAACTATTCGAGAGCGGCGATACCGTGGCCACGCTGGTGGCGGCGCGTGAAGCCGTACAGGCCAATGTCGCGCAACTCGGTGACGGGCACGAGCAGACCGCGACCGCGCGTTTCAATTTGGCGATCGTGCTCTCGCTCACCACCGCTTACGAGGAGGCGGAGCAGCTGCACAAACAGGCGCTCGCTGCGCGGCGGGCGCTGCCCGGCGGAGAGGAGGCGGTGGCCGACAGCCTGCTCGCCCTCGGCCAGATGAACCGTAACCGCGGCCATTACGCGGATGCTGAAGCGCAGATGCTTGAGGCGTTGGACCTGCGCATGGGGTTGCACGCGCCCAAGACGTTTCCCGTCGCCCAGGTGCATGATGAGCTGTCACGACTCTATCGCGTGCAGGACCGCTTTACCGAGGCTGAAGAGCATGGGCTCGTCGCCCTGCGTACGTTCGAGGTCAACCTCGGTCCAAGCCATCCGCTGGTGGCCGACCGGTTGCGTGAGTTGGCTCTGATTCACCACAATGTCCGTGCTTACGACAAGGCCGAGTCCTATTATTTGCGCGCCTACTACATTGTGGAGGCCGCCTACGGGCCGGAAGCGGTGCTGACTGGGCGGGCGCTCGGTAATCTCGCTGCACTCTATCGTGATAAGCAGGATATTGAGCGCGCTCGGACCTATTACGAGCGCAGCTTGACCGCCAAGCGTGCGGCGCTCGGCGGAACCCATCCCGAAGTCGGCGTGGCCTTGCGCGATCTTGGTCGCCTCGAGCTTGAGGCCGGCGATCGGGCCACAGCGGAAGACCTGCTTAACCAGGCGGTGACGCTGCTCGAAACAGCTCTCGGGCCGGATAGTCAGGCGGTAGCTGGCACGCTCGGCAGGTTGGCCGAGCTCTATATTGCCGACTCCCGCTTTGCCGAGGCGGCCAGCTTGCAGGCGCGCGCCGCGATGATTCTCGAAGATGCGCTCGGGGCTCAGCATGCTGATGTCGCCACAGCGCTCTCGAACCTCGCTGTCGCGCGCCAGGGCGAAGGCAAGCGCGGGGAGGCGCGTGATCTCTATGCCAGGGCGCTGGCTATCCGTGTGGCGGTGCTGGCGCCGGATCATCCGTTGATTGCCGTGGCACGTGATGCGCTGGCGGCAGTTGACGCAGCGGAGGAGGGAGACTGATGAAGCTTTGCATGTATCCTGTGTCCACCACTTCGCGGCCGACCGAGCTGTTCATGGCCGACAACGGGATCGAGGCGGAGCACGTCGGCTTCGATCTGATGGCCGCTTAGCACATGGGCCAGACCTTTGGCGACGTCAAACCCAATGATCTGATAGCAGTGCTAGAGAATGGCGGCTTCTGGCTGACGGAGTATTCGGCTATCCTTAAAGATCTTGCCGACAAGGTCGATTCGCCAACCTATCCCAATGTCAGTCGCTGGGTCGCAATATGGAAAACTGGCCGCCAGGGGCTGGGCAAACGAAATCTTTTACGGCTATGTTGGCTCGCTATCCGAGGAGCCGCATACCGCGCGTTAGAGTGGCTTCGGTGCGACCACGCTAAGCTCGGCAAGAGTCGCGCAGATGCGCTCCCACACCGCCTCGTCGACAGGAATTCCACTCGCCACGCGTTCGGCCCTGTTGGCGGCCTCGAAATCGCCGGGCATCTGCACCGCCGGGGCACCGTCGGCAACCGGGCTGTCACGTAAGTAGTTGGCGAACTGGAGCAGTGTCTTGCTGTACTCAACTTCGTCCATAAAGGCTCGCGGGTTAATAGCAATATGGAAGGTGCCGTTGTTGAGACGCTCGGGATCGTGATTGAGTGCGGTGCCGGAGCCGCCGAGTAGGCCGGCGAAGAGATCGACCATGACGGCGAGGCCAAAGCCCTTGTGCCCGAACAGGACGCCGCCGAGCGGCAGTACTGCACCGCCATCGCGCAGAAAGGTTTCCGGATCGCCGCTGGGCTCGCCGCTCG contains:
- a CDS encoding ABC transporter substrate-binding protein, with protein sequence MQRSRLSRRRFLKTGAATAGLVAGAPYIKAGYSAGRLVLGVWDHWVPGANEVLERLCTDWGNANNVEVQVDFITSIGNKLLLTAQAETRAKTGHDIYSVPLWMPSLFSNSLEPMDDVMAEIVSRNGEPVPVVEHLTRFDDVWRAVPAPTGSLTFAQASRVDLFAEHAGIDLKAMFPADGSARDAALVDSWTYDAFLAAAGKLHAAGHQFGAPIAVTPDATQWLAMIFTGFGAVVIDGDGEIQVDSDETRMALEYLSQLVSYMPEGVYAWDDAGNNRWLISGTGSCIFNPPSAWAVAKRDNPDVAAQVWYHDTPKGPKGRFRSGAPFFWGAWNFSENMGAAKDLLLHMNSAEVVSEMLKASQGFDLPLYPKWYTTNDVWDQATPPDGVLHNYPILGDEVQMVPGIPAPPSMATQITTQGLFPNLVARVTQRGESMDDAISWAENELEGYLRR
- the ilvN gene encoding acetolactate synthase small subunit — protein: MSDTVETHSIACIVDNEFGVLARVVGLFSGRGYNIESLTVAEVDPEESRSRITLVTSGTPMVIEQIKAQLNRLVPVHSVTDLTAEGPHVSRELALVKVVGTGETRVESLRTADIFRARVVDSTTESFVFEITGSTDKIDAFIALMKPLGLTEVSRTGAAAIARGPSGLI
- the ilvC gene encoding ketol-acid reductoisomerase; protein product: MRVYYDRDADVNLIKSLKVVVIGYGSQGHAHAANMRDSGVEDVTIALRPGSASAAKAEAAGFKVMSVPEAAAWADVMMMATPDELQAQIYRDELHGNMKQGAALAFAHGLNIHFKLIEPREDLDIFMIAPKGPGHTVRSEYVRGGGVPSLVAVDQDSSGNALEIALSYASAIGGGRAGVIETTFQEECETDLFGEQVVLCGGLTSLITAGFETLVEAGYAPEMAYFECLHEVKLIVDLIYEGGIANMRYSISNTAEFGDYVSGPRIIDEHVRAEMKRVLTDIQSGRFTRDWMLECSANQPSFKALRRRSGEHQIEEVGEKLRAMMPWIAENALVDKTKN
- a CDS encoding tetratricopeptide repeat protein — its product is MIKPLIVTLALFMFASVAAGQAEEASLSPAEMLAQARNMTTLQLFESGDTVATLVAAREAVQANVAQLGDGHEQTATARFNLAIVLSLTTAYEEAEQLHKQALAARRALPGGEEAVADSLLALGQMNRNRGHYADAEAQMLEALDLRMGLHAPKTFPVAQVHDELSRLYRVQDRFTEAEEHGLVALRTFEVNLGPSHPLVADRLRELALIHHNVRAYDKAESYYLRAYYIVEAAYGPEAVLTGRALGNLAALYRDKQDIERARTYYERSLTAKRAALGGTHPEVGVALRDLGRLELEAGDRATAEDLLNQAVTLLETALGPDSQAVAGTLGRLAELYIADSRFAEAASLQARAAMILEDALGAQHADVATALSNLAVARQGEGKRGEARDLYARALAIRVAVLAPDHPLIAVARDALAAVDAAEEGD